In Streptomyces sp. 71268, the DNA window CGGGCGGCCAGCTCGGCCCGGCCGCCGACCCGATCACCATCCAGCGCTCGTTCGCCACCGCCCGCTCCATCGAGTTCGACGCCCTCCTGCTGGCCGGCGTGCCGGGCCCGGGCGCGGACGCGTACGGGGCGCGCGACGCCAAGGCCGGCGACGAGGCGGCACGCGCCGCCGCCGCGACCGACCCGCGGGTGCTGCTGATGCTCTCCGAGGCGTACCGGCACGGGAAGGCGATCGGCGGCTGGGCCGACGCCGACACGGTGCTGGCCGCGGCCGGCATCCCGGCCGACGCGCCGGGCGTCGTGGTGGCCGAGTCCGGCGACGCCGCCCTCGACCGCGTCACGGAGCTGCTGGGCAACCACCGGGTCTGGGAGCGGTTCGCCCCCGCGATCTGACCCCCTCGCCCACGACACGGGGCCCGCGCCCGCCTCCCCGGGCCGGGCCCCGAGCCGTGCCGTTCCCGACACCCGATGCCACCCGCGACACGGGTCCGTGAGGCCGCGATATCGAGGGGAATACGCCGTGTGGACCCCGGGTACGCGAGGAGCGGACGTCGATCGTCCCCCGACGAAAACCGATCGTCGACTAACGGAAGGAGACGCACGTGCTGATGGCCCACCCCGCGGTTCTGCAGCGGCTCGTCGACCAGTACGAGGCCCTGCGTACGCTTCACGCGGAGGCCGGAGACGAGGCCGCCCGACAGCGTATGGACGACGTCGCCTACACCCTGTGCGTCTCGACGGGCACCCGTGACGTGGACACCGCGCTGATCTCCGCCCGCTACCACCTCCCCGGCGCCCGCGTGCAGGACGACTCCCTGCTCTCCAGTGACGACGACACGGAACCGGCCCAGCCGGTCCCGGGCGGCGTGTGACCCTCGCCGCACCCCCGGCAACCCCAGCGCCCGCGTGCCGTGGCACGCGGGCGCTGGATTGTTTCAGCGGCTCACGGGGGCGGGCTTGGGCAGGGGGCTACGCGTCACGCGTCCCCGTCGCCCCCGCTCGGCTGCGGCTCCCGGGGAGCCTCCGGCGGCATGGGCCCGCCGTCGTGCTTCCCCCCGTCGTCCTGCGCGACGTCCCGCAGGTCTCTGGGGTGCCGGAAGGGGACCCCGCGCCACCCTTCCGCATCGGGTGTGCGGTTCTCGTACGTCTCGACGGTCGCACCGCTCATCTACCAACCTCCTCTTTCGCCAGCGACCACACCGCCGTACCGTCGATGGCATGGCCCGTCGGGCCACAGGGGCTTCCCCTGTGGCGGGTCCCCCGCTCCGGCGCTCGACCTGTCCAGGGCTCCACCGCCGGGGCGGGCGTCGCACTCGCCGCCGCCGGGCCACCGGAGATGGGTGGCGGAGCCAGCGCGGCGAAGTATGTGGTTCCACACGTGCACGGCTTTGGGCAGGGCGAGACGTGCGGCTTGGTTCGGCCGCGCCGCGCTAACCCGGTTCGTACTCCCCGTGCGGTGTGGCCCGCTCCCACACCAACTCGAACGCGGTGCGCACGAGTTGGACCACTTCCGGGTCCGTGCGCCACTCGCGGTCCACGACGTCCCCCGCCCCGGAGAAGTACGTGAACAGCACCGACTCGCCGTCGAACAGCCACAGGTCGGTACCGGGCAAGGGGATGTCGGCGGCCTGCCGGCGGGGCAGCCAGCGGACCGACTCCCCCGCCGCGATGTTGGCGAACGTGATGTCGTGCTCGTACCTGATGTACTCCGTGACCGGCTCCGAGACGATGCGAGCCCGCCGCATGACGACCCCGCGCGCCGTCGCCTCTTCCACCACGTCACGCCATGTTCCCCACCAGTCCGGCAGCCTCGCCGGGTCCCCGTTGTACCGGTGGCCAGCACGCCAGCGGGCGAACTCCGTGTCGGCCGGGGTGTAGCTGTCGCGCATCTCCAGATGCACGGCGGACCGCCGCGCGCTTGAGATCCCGTCACGTACGGGGTGCGTCACCGTTGCCGCCCTCCGGTTGCGGGTGAGTTCAGTCGCTGTGGGTTACATCATCGGGCCGTCAAAGGGGGCTATCTAGCCTGTTTCCTGTTGCCGCAAGAAGTCGTCTCGGAGGCGCGAAACGAGCGCACGCATTTCCTGGCCGCCAATCGCGACATTCTCGAACCCGTCGAACTTCTTCGTATACAGCTCCACATCCCTGGCCTCACTCGTGGTGACCTCGGCATGTGGAATCTCAACAATGACCAGGTTCGCGTCGAAGAGAACGAACGAGGAACTTGGCAGGTCCGTCATCGGCGCTGCCAGCGGGACGACGCTCAGAGTCACGTTCGGCATTCGCGACACACTCATCAGCTTGTCCAACTGTGCTGCCATCTTGGACGGCGATACCAGTTGCCACCTGAGCACGGACTCGGTGATCACGAAGCGGAACGTGCGGTCAGCCTCAAAAAGAACCTCCTGCCGGAGAAGGCGTGCGCCCATCATCTTCTCCAGCACTCCGTCCGTGTACCCGTGCCGGCCGAGAACGGCACGGGCGTACTCGGGAGTCTGCAGTAGACCCGGGACACAGGCAGGCTGAAAAAGTCGCATGAGGCTCGTCTGAGCCTCTATGGCCCTGATCTCGTTCTGATGCTTGTGAACGCCAGTGCGTCGGTATATGCGCCACGCCGTGGCCTCTGTGGCTGCCTGACGGGCCACCTCGGCCAGTCGCGCCTTGACCTCCTCGGAGACCTCCAGAGCCGAGAGGATGCGCTCCACGTCGATGAGGCTGGGCGCCAGGACACCGTTCTCGATCTTGCTGAGCTTGCTGGGAGACATGACGGCGCTACGGGCCACCGCCTTGGCCTGCTTCCCGCTGGCCGCACGGAGGTCCCGTAGCGCTCGACCGATATGGACGCCTTTCACGCCGACTTGTGCAGCTCCCACCAGTCCCGGAAGGGAACAGCGAGGCTCATGGCCGTGTCACGCCGCTCCAGCCACTCGTGCGCTTCTTTCTCGGGGATGAGTTCCGCGCCCAGGAACTCACCGCCGTTGCCGTATTGCATGGTGACGACGGTCCGTTCGTCGAACGCCCAGAAGTCCGGCGCGTCCGACAGCGGGTTCGGCTCGTCGGTCGTGTCGAGGATGAAGAACTCCTCGCCCGCCTCCTGGTTCCGCACGTACCCCCAACCCAACTCGAACCGCAGGTAGTCACTCAGCGGTCGGGCGAGGACGTGTACCCGGTACATGCGCTTACCAGCTTGCGTAGCCTCACGAACGGTGGTGACCCAGCCAGCCGACTTGTACGCCGCCGGCTGCGGCTCGCCGGCAAGGAAGGCGCGGTAGGCGTCCACTCCGCCCGACTTGCTGTAGTCGTCCAGGGTCTCCAGTCGGAACGCTTCCCGCTCGAAGCTGGTGAAGAGTTTTCCGAATTCGTCAGGCGAAATGTTCACGGGCCACCCTCAAGAGCAAGGACATCGGGACACGGACGACGGTCTCGTTGTCCGGTAACCGCATGGTGGCGAGCGCCTCCTCGTCGTCCACCTTGAAGCCCTGGACAAGGACGTTCTCCGATTCTGCTATGCCCCACACGGTCGGGCAGGGCCCCTCGTCGCACTCACTGGCGAGTCGCTTGATCGTCACCGGTTGCCCCCTGTCGATTGGCGTCCGGGACGATCCTCGCAACCGCCCAGCGGGCGGGCAAGGCAACTCAGTTGAGGGAACGGGAAACCGGGAACCTGGCGCGAACGGTGTCTGTCCGACTCCCGCTCGGCCAGGAGCACGCACCGGCCGGCTGACGGCGTCCGCCCGCTCCCCACCGATGGTCAAGGCCGCGCACACCGACTCGGTGGCTGCCCGTAGGCTGCGCCTGGTTCAGCCTGCCGAGGGGGCGGGCGGCGCGTGGGGGGTGCGTTCACCTGATAGCTGATCGTCGTCGTTCGGCGAACTCACCCTCGGTGGCGCACCGGGCCGCCAGGGGTCTGGCCTGGGTCGCCGCCACGGCGGCCGTGCTCGCGGCGCTCCTGTTGTCGCCGTTCGTGCTGGAGGGTGTCTCCGACGCCAGGGACACGGACTGGAACAGGCTGAGCCAGGTCGGCGCCGCGTACGGGTTCACGTCGGCCGTCGTCTCGGCGCTCGCGTTGGCCGGCGTCGCCGCCTCGCTGATCACGCAGAACCGGCAGGCCAGGGCCGAGCAGATCCACGGAATCCGCGGGTACTACCTGGAGCTGGCCCGCCTGGAGCTCGACGACATGGAGCTGTACCAGCCCGTCTGGGGTGACACGGACATCGCCGATGCACACCAGCGAAAGCGTCATGTCTACGCCGACCTGATGATGAACTACGCGTGGATGGGTTACGAGGTCGGCACCATCCCCGAGCCGCTGCTGCGCGACATGCTGGCCGGGATGTTCACCGGCGAGGCGGGGCGGCACTACTGGGAAAGGGCCCACGCCTCGTGGGCCGCCAGTGCGTCCGGAAGCCGCGTCGGTCGCCGCTTCCTGGTCGTCGTGGGCGAGGAACACGCCCGCGCCGTCGCCTCCGGGCCGCCCGTACGCTCCCCCACTCCCCCGGACCCACCGGCCGTGCCTCCCGCCGGACCGCCCTCCGCATGGCAGGCGACGATCGGCACCCTGGTCGGCCTGGGCACCGGCCTGGCACTGGGATCGATCCTGCGCGGTCGCAGCCGCAGCCGACGCTGAGACCAGCAGGCAGAGGGGGCCGCGACCACGGCGCCTCAGGCGGCGCTGACGGCGTCGAAGCCGTCCCAAGAGATTCCCACTTGTCTCAGCGCACCGCATGGGAGACGGTAAGCGCTGGTCAGCGGGTGGGCGAGCTACCCGGGGGAGGCGTACGCGGGCAGTCGCGTACGCGGTGAAGGAGAGCGATGTTCGCGATATCACTGGGGGACGACGGCGCGGAGCTGCGCCCGCTGGAGCCGTGGCACGCCGAGGAGTACTTCGCGCACATGGAACGGTGCCGCGAGTACGTCACCCGCTACGTCCCCATGCCCGACCGGGCCACCGACGTGGAGACGGCCCGTACCTTCCTCCAGGCACGCGCGGACAACGCGGCGGCCGGCCACGGGGGCTTCTTCGGCATCTGGTCGCAGGGCACGCTGGTCGGTGGTGTGCTCTTCGTCGCCCTCGACGCGAAGATGGGCACCTGCGAGGTCGGCTGCTGGCTGGAGGAGGCGGCCGTCGGCCGTGGCCTGGTCACCCGCGCCATGCGGCACCTCATCGACTGGGCCGTGGACGAGCGCGGCATCCACCGCGTCGAGTGGCAGGCGGCCACCGCCAACACGGCCAGCATCGCCGTGGCGAAGCGGCTTGGCATGACGTACGAGGGAGTGCTCCGTGGCAGCTTCCCGCACCGTGGCGCGCGCCTGGACATGGAGGTGTGGTCGGTGCTCGCACCGGAGTGGCGCGAGCACCGCGACACCCTGACGCGCCGCTGACCTCCGCGCACGCGTATTTCGCTTGATCCACATCGGGTTCGCGGGAGACGCTGACCGGTGGCCCGCCGGGCGGGCGGGCCGCTGGTCGGCGCGGAGCCGACACAGCTCGGTCGATACGGCAGGGGGCGCGATGTTCGCGAAATCGCTGGGGGACGACGGCGCGGAACTGCGCCCGCTGGAACCGTGGAACGCCGAGGAGTACTTCACCCACATCGAGCGCTCCCGCGAGTTCATCGGTCGCTACATCGGCCTCGCCGACGCCGCCGCCGATCTGGACTCGGCCCGCGCGTTCCTCCAGTCGTACGCCGACAAGACGGCGGCCGACGGTGGCCGTATCTACGGGATATGGCTGGAGGGAACGCTGATCGGTGGCGTCCTGTTCCGCGTCTTCGACGCGCGGGAGGGGACCTGCGAGGTGGGTTGCTGGCTGGAGGAGACCGCCACCGGGCGTGGCCTGGTCACCCGCGCCATCACCGTCCTCGTCGACTGGGCGGTGGACGTACGCGGCATCCACCGCGTCGAATGGCAGGCGGACGCCGCCAACGCGGCCAGCCTCAAGGCCGCGCAGCGGCTCGGCTTCGTGCGCGACGCGGTGTTGCGGGGCAGCTTCGCGCGCGGCGGTGGCCGCCGCGACGTCGAGGTGTGGTCCGTGCTCGCCCCGGAGTGGCGCGAGCGCCGTGCCGCGCGGGCGCGCGGCTGAACCGACACCGCTGACGCGTCGTACCCCACGGCTCCCAATTCCGTCTCGACGCGGCCCTGTTCACGCCCTGTGGCGTCAACCGCCGTGGCCCGCCCCCGGCAGCGGCGGCTGGCCCGGATGGGCGCGGAGCCCGTCCAGCACGATGGTCAGGTAGCGCCGCCACAGGTCGGACGGGCGCTCCCCCGGCAACGCCATGACGGCGTCGATCATCGCGGCGATCGGCGCGATGTCCGCCCCCGTGACGCCCTCGCGGAGCGCACCCTGCGCCCCCGCCCGCGCCAGTAGCGTCTCGCAGTGCTGACCGATCTCCGCCCGGACCCGGGCGAGGCCGGAGTCCTCCAGGGCACCCTGCCGCATCAACTCGCGCAACCCCCTGTTGTGCGCGGCCCGCTCCAGGGCCCGGGCCAGGAAGTCGGCCAGGGCGCCAAACGCCTCCTCCTCGACCGACGCGTCCCGTGCCCAGGCCGCGATCTCGGCCAACTCCTCGGCGAAGACGGCCTCCGCGAGCGCCCCCTTGTCGGCGAACTTCCGATAGACCGTGCCGACGCCGAGCCCCGCGTGGTGCGCCACGTCGTTGAGCGTGGCCTGCAACCCCCGCACGGCGAAGACCTCGCGCCCGGCCCGCACGATGCGCTGCCGGTTCAGCTCGGCGTCCCGCCGCAACGGACGGGCCCCGGCCGCCGCCGACGCGCCACCACTCTCCCGACCACCCATGAGCCATCCCTCCATCGGCGCACACCCCAACAACTGGATAGAGCATATCCGCTTCGTGGTACGGTCCCGGTGAAGCGGATACGAGCTATCCGCATAGTGCCTACGGGCCGCGCCAGACGGCACGCGCGCATGCCGTACGCCGCATGCCGTACGCCGCGCGCACGACCGACGGGCACCACAGGCCAGGGGAAGGGGAGCCGCGATGCGGACGGTGGTCATCACCGGGGGAACGGACGGGCTCGGCAAGGGGCTCGCACTGCACTACCTACGCCACGGAGCACGGGTCATCGCCGTGGGCAGCACGCCAGCCAAGGGCGCGGCCCTCCTCGCGGAGGCGGCGGCCGAGTCGGCGGGCGACCGCGCCACCTTCTTCCAGGCCGACCTGACCTCGGTGGCCGCCACCAGGGAACTCGTCGCCCGCATCCAGTCCACGAGCCCCACGGTGGACCAGCTCGTCCTGTGCGCGCAGCGGTACCGGCTCTTCGGCCCCCGCTCCGTCACCCCCGAGGGCTTCGAGCACGCCTTCGCGCTCGGTTACCTCAGTCGCTACGTGCTCAGTCACGGCCTGCGCACAGCGCTGGAGGCCGCGCCGCGCCCGGTCATCCTGAACGTGGGCACACCTGGCGTCCCGCTGGGTCGCCTGCACTGGGACGACCTCCAACTGGAGCGCCGCTACGGCGGCTTCAAGGCCACCTTGCAGGCGTTCCGCGCCAACGACCTACTCGGCGCGGTGTACCCGTCCCGCTACCCCGACACCCCGATCCGCTACGTCGGCTACCACCCCGGCGTGGTGTCGACCGGCATGCCGCACCACCTCCCCCCGCCGTGGCGCGCCCTGACCAGGGCGACGTTCGCCGTGCTGGCCACGTCGGTCCCGAAAGCCGTCGCCCCGATGACCCACCTCCTGGACGAGCCGCCGGTCGACGCGTTCTCGGCGTACCAGAGAAAGCGCCGACTTGCCGTGACGGGTCGCGCGTTCGACGAGTCGGCGGCGGCACGCCTCCACGAGGTGACGCGCGAGCTGATCGGGGCGGGTTAGTGCCCCAGGGGCCCGCTGGTCGGCCACGGGCCCACTCGGCGCCCCTCTCCGCGTGACGCGCGCCGCGCGTCACGCGTCCTGGTCAACCCTGTACGCCGTCGAGGCGGCCGGCCTTCACCGACGCGAGCAGCGCGCGGAGCGCGGGGCGGGTGGTGGTGATCACCGTGGCGGGGTCGGCGCTTTCACGGAGATGGGAGGCGCCGACGGGGTCGGCGGCCAGCTCGACGCAGTTATCGGACCCTGGCTCACTGAAGCTGGACTTCCGCCATGTAAGCGACGACATATTTGCCTTCCCTGGCCGATGCGCAACGTAAGAGGTGACGCCGACCCGTGCCCGCCTCTCAGCTTGCCAGGCCGTCCAGTTGGTCAGCCTTGACCGACGCGAGCAGCGCGCGGAGCGCCGGGCGGGTGATGGTGATCACCGTGGCGGGGTCGGCGCTTTCACGGAGATGGGAGGCGCTGGTGGAACTGCTGGCTATCTCTACGCACGTGTCCGAGCCCGGCTCACTGAAGCTCGACTTGCGCCAACGCAACTGATTCATCCATGCCTTCCTAAAGCAAGGAGTACAAGATTCGCTGGATCAGCCCCAGCGAGTCCTTCACGCGGTGTGCCTCCGGCTGCACCGATGCGTCCACGGGAGGCAGCGCTCTGTCGCTCAGGCTAGCGAACCACTGGTTGTACCTGGAAAGCGAGTCACTATCTCCTAGGTACAGCGACTTCTCGACGTGCCCAACGACAACCGTGCTCAGCTCGGCCTCTGCAGGCACAGCAAGAGTGAAGCCCGTACCGAAAGCCACCGGGCCATCGAACGGCAGGATCTGAATCGTCACGTTGGGGCGCCGTGAGCCTTCGATCAGGAAGGCCAACTGCTCTCTCATGATCGAGCGATCACCGAAGGTCGCGTGAAGTGCAGCCTCGTGGATGACCGCGTGGAAGTATGCAGGTGTACCGCTCTCCATCACCTGCCGACGCCGCATACGGAACTCAATATCAAGGTCCTGCTCCTGCGGCGA includes these proteins:
- a CDS encoding DUF397 domain-containing protein gives rise to the protein MNQLRWRKSSFSEPGSDTCVEIASSSTSASHLRESADPATVITITRPALRALLASVKADQLDGLAS
- a CDS encoding DUF6879 family protein — protein: MTHPVRDGISSARRSAVHLEMRDSYTPADTEFARWRAGHRYNGDPARLPDWWGTWRDVVEEATARGVVMRRARIVSEPVTEYIRYEHDITFANIAAGESVRWLPRRQAADIPLPGTDLWLFDGESVLFTYFSGAGDVVDREWRTDPEVVQLVRTAFELVWERATPHGEYEPG
- a CDS encoding helix-turn-helix transcriptional regulator; translation: MGLRSNPSYRQRRFGAEVRKLRERAGLSVTEAAELVGTRQSHLSNAEAGRTSLSQERLRRLADTVTGIGDTYIEALVELDQGAGGGWWDSYRNRVRSSLLDIADLESRAERLLIYEPMFIPVHLQTAAYATAGFRGGYARVSPQEQDLDIEFRMRRRQVMESGTPAYFHAVIHEAALHATFGDRSIMREQLAFLIEGSRRPNVTIQILPFDGPVAFGTGFTLAVPAEAELSTVVVGHVEKSLYLGDSDSLSRYNQWFASLSDRALPPVDASVQPEAHRVKDSLGLIQRILYSLL
- a CDS encoding helix-turn-helix transcriptional regulator yields the protein MGRALRDLRAASGKQAKAVARSAVMSPSKLSKIENGVLAPSLIDVERILSALEVSEEVKARLAEVARQAATEATAWRIYRRTGVHKHQNEIRAIEAQTSLMRLFQPACVPGLLQTPEYARAVLGRHGYTDGVLEKMMGARLLRQEVLFEADRTFRFVITESVLRWQLVSPSKMAAQLDKLMSVSRMPNVTLSVVPLAAPMTDLPSSSFVLFDANLVIVEIPHAEVTTSEARDVELYTKKFDGFENVAIGGQEMRALVSRLRDDFLRQQETG
- a CDS encoding SDR family NAD(P)-dependent oxidoreductase, which produces MRTVVITGGTDGLGKGLALHYLRHGARVIAVGSTPAKGAALLAEAAAESAGDRATFFQADLTSVAATRELVARIQSTSPTVDQLVLCAQRYRLFGPRSVTPEGFEHAFALGYLSRYVLSHGLRTALEAAPRPVILNVGTPGVPLGRLHWDDLQLERRYGGFKATLQAFRANDLLGAVYPSRYPDTPIRYVGYHPGVVSTGMPHHLPPPWRALTRATFAVLATSVPKAVAPMTHLLDEPPVDAFSAYQRKRRLAVTGRAFDESAAARLHEVTRELIGAG
- a CDS encoding DUF6879 family protein is translated as MNISPDEFGKLFTSFEREAFRLETLDDYSKSGGVDAYRAFLAGEPQPAAYKSAGWVTTVREATQAGKRMYRVHVLARPLSDYLRFELGWGYVRNQEAGEEFFILDTTDEPNPLSDAPDFWAFDERTVVTMQYGNGGEFLGAELIPEKEAHEWLERRDTAMSLAVPFRDWWELHKSA
- a CDS encoding GNAT family protein: MFAISLGDDGAELRPLEPWHAEEYFAHMERCREYVTRYVPMPDRATDVETARTFLQARADNAAAGHGGFFGIWSQGTLVGGVLFVALDAKMGTCEVGCWLEEAAVGRGLVTRAMRHLIDWAVDERGIHRVEWQAATANTASIAVAKRLGMTYEGVLRGSFPHRGARLDMEVWSVLAPEWREHRDTLTRR
- a CDS encoding DUF6082 family protein, producing the protein MAHRAARGLAWVAATAAVLAALLLSPFVLEGVSDARDTDWNRLSQVGAAYGFTSAVVSALALAGVAASLITQNRQARAEQIHGIRGYYLELARLELDDMELYQPVWGDTDIADAHQRKRHVYADLMMNYAWMGYEVGTIPEPLLRDMLAGMFTGEAGRHYWERAHASWAASASGSRVGRRFLVVVGEEHARAVASGPPVRSPTPPDPPAVPPAGPPSAWQATIGTLVGLGTGLALGSILRGRSRSRR
- a CDS encoding GNAT family protein, coding for MFAKSLGDDGAELRPLEPWNAEEYFTHIERSREFIGRYIGLADAAADLDSARAFLQSYADKTAADGGRIYGIWLEGTLIGGVLFRVFDAREGTCEVGCWLEETATGRGLVTRAITVLVDWAVDVRGIHRVEWQADAANAASLKAAQRLGFVRDAVLRGSFARGGGRRDVEVWSVLAPEWRERRAARARG
- a CDS encoding DUF397 domain-containing protein, whose translation is MSSLTWRKSSFSEPGSDNCVELAADPVGASHLRESADPATVITTTRPALRALLASVKAGRLDGVQG
- a CDS encoding DUF5133 domain-containing protein; this translates as MLMAHPAVLQRLVDQYEALRTLHAEAGDEAARQRMDDVAYTLCVSTGTRDVDTALISARYHLPGARVQDDSLLSSDDDTEPAQPVPGGV
- a CDS encoding TetR/AcrR family transcriptional regulator, which translates into the protein MGGRESGGASAAAGARPLRRDAELNRQRIVRAGREVFAVRGLQATLNDVAHHAGLGVGTVYRKFADKGALAEAVFAEELAEIAAWARDASVEEEAFGALADFLARALERAAHNRGLRELMRQGALEDSGLARVRAEIGQHCETLLARAGAQGALREGVTGADIAPIAAMIDAVMALPGERPSDLWRRYLTIVLDGLRAHPGQPPLPGAGHGG